In a single window of the Bacillus mycoides genome:
- a CDS encoding ABC transporter ATP-binding protein: MIQFNHVSKAYEDGTKAVDSLHLEIKKGEFFVLIGPSGCGKTTTMKMINRLIETTEGSILIDGKDIQQYNINELRWNIGYVLQQIALFPHMTIAENIAVVPEMRKWTKKEIKARVDDLLQMVGLDPDVYRDRMPDELSGGQKQRVGVVRALAANPKIVLMDEPFSALDPLSREQLQKDIVQLQKKIQKTIVFVTHDMQEALSLGDRICVMKEGKVVQLDTPEGIIHNPKNEFVEEFIGNRGRPWYEGKSIEEVLPLDEGIRVEGNALSLQSSLQEALVRLQTEESVPVEEHGQYVGALTSRHIVNYIVEQMKERG; this comes from the coding sequence GTGATTCAATTTAATCATGTGTCAAAAGCGTATGAAGATGGCACAAAAGCAGTGGATTCATTGCATTTAGAAATTAAAAAAGGAGAATTTTTTGTTCTCATTGGTCCGAGTGGTTGCGGGAAAACAACGACAATGAAGATGATTAACCGTTTAATTGAAACGACGGAAGGATCAATTTTAATCGATGGAAAAGATATTCAACAATATAACATAAACGAACTACGTTGGAATATAGGGTACGTGTTGCAGCAGATTGCGCTGTTTCCACATATGACAATTGCTGAAAATATTGCAGTTGTCCCTGAAATGAGAAAATGGACCAAAAAGGAAATAAAAGCACGTGTCGATGACTTGCTACAGATGGTTGGGCTCGATCCAGATGTATATCGTGATCGCATGCCAGATGAATTGTCGGGAGGACAGAAACAACGTGTTGGTGTCGTACGGGCATTAGCCGCAAACCCGAAAATTGTACTTATGGACGAACCATTTAGTGCGTTAGATCCGTTAAGTAGGGAGCAGCTTCAGAAGGATATCGTACAACTGCAAAAAAAGATTCAAAAAACAATCGTGTTTGTAACGCACGATATGCAAGAGGCTTTATCACTTGGTGATCGTATTTGTGTAATGAAAGAAGGAAAAGTTGTTCAATTAGATACACCAGAAGGAATTATACATAACCCGAAAAATGAGTTTGTAGAGGAGTTCATTGGAAATCGTGGACGACCTTGGTATGAGGGGAAGAGTATAGAAGAGGTATTGCCGCTAGACGAGGGTATACGAGTTGAAGGGAATGCTTTATCTTTACAGTCGTCATTACAAGAAGCACTAGTCCGCTTACAAACTGAAGAGTCAGTGCCGGTTGAAGAGCATGGTCAATATGTTGGAGCGTTAACAAGTCGTCATATTGTCAATTACATTGTTGAACAAATGAAGGAAAGAGGCTAA
- a CDS encoding YdcF family protein, with protein MNKWILLIILLLPPLYIIYMTFRMNKVARETLSNHSPYVLILGAKLFGDRPSLSLQNRLDIALEYLHAHPEVKVIVSGGQGEDEDIPEAHSMRNYLMVHGIDENRILIEDRSTNTYENLKFSMDLYDVKHAVVVSNTYHLYRTKIIAKRLGIKMEALAAETPRRSKKKAYVREYAAIMKTILFDR; from the coding sequence ATGAACAAATGGATATTGCTTATAATCTTATTACTACCGCCGCTATACATCATTTATATGACGTTTCGAATGAATAAAGTTGCTCGTGAAACATTGAGTAATCACTCTCCATACGTTCTTATATTAGGTGCAAAGTTATTTGGAGATAGACCGTCTTTATCTCTTCAAAATCGTTTGGATATAGCGTTGGAATATTTACATGCTCACCCTGAGGTGAAAGTAATTGTTTCAGGTGGTCAAGGGGAAGATGAAGATATACCGGAAGCTCACAGTATGAGAAACTATTTAATGGTACATGGTATAGATGAGAATCGTATTTTAATTGAAGACCGCTCTACAAATACGTATGAAAATTTAAAGTTTAGTATGGATTTATATGATGTAAAGCATGCGGTAGTTGTAAGTAATACGTATCATTTATATCGAACGAAAATAATTGCAAAGCGTTTAGGGATAAAGATGGAAGCTTTGGCTGCTGAAACACCGAGACGCTCTAAGAAAAAAGCGTATGTGCGTGAATATGCTGCAATTATGAAAACAATATTGTTCGACCGTTAG
- a CDS encoding MFS transporter: MSSLYYDSRLYYILGANSLSAIGSGIVMITIPWLLIKESGGETTFGYISIVATLIMFLLTPFIGQSIDRFSRKSLLLCNEGIGIAIIGMMAIWGFAGQSYNSIHYIIIYIAGSFYYLLFYPTIFAFNQEIFQSEHYKSLSGTMEIQGQLTQVISGAAASFLIEIISLKWILLVDMLTFAGAFFLFLCIPYVKKKEVKGKVTFKKQLFEGIHFMKKRPKLFWFLLATYMPFIGVMMANYLIPVYISDILKASASVYAIEGMMYGVGAVLAGISIPIMMKYVKTEVSIVMTMFIYVISITVMIIEPSIMLLYGLAIFHAIGNAGTRVARNVLMMEEIPNEVMGRVDSLFRLIGTGIRIVLLMLFTAGVSKAGVMIPFYVLSCILILSLGIAFYYVISKRKTEANVSNKSIV; encoded by the coding sequence ATGTCCTCTCTTTATTATGATTCTCGCTTGTACTACATTCTAGGAGCCAATAGTTTATCTGCTATTGGCTCTGGGATTGTTATGATAACGATTCCGTGGCTATTGATTAAGGAAAGTGGGGGAGAGACAACGTTTGGGTATATTTCTATCGTTGCAACTCTCATCATGTTTTTACTAACACCATTCATTGGGCAAAGCATAGATCGTTTTTCAAGAAAATCTTTATTGTTATGTAACGAAGGTATCGGGATAGCCATTATAGGAATGATGGCTATTTGGGGATTTGCTGGGCAATCATACAATTCTATTCATTACATTATTATTTATATAGCAGGTTCTTTCTATTATCTATTATTCTATCCCACAATATTTGCATTTAACCAAGAAATATTTCAATCAGAGCATTATAAAAGTTTAAGTGGCACGATGGAAATACAAGGACAATTAACGCAAGTTATTTCAGGTGCAGCTGCTAGCTTTTTAATTGAGATTATTTCTTTGAAATGGATCTTGTTAGTGGATATGTTAACTTTTGCAGGAGCATTTTTCCTGTTCTTATGTATACCATATGTAAAGAAAAAAGAAGTAAAAGGGAAAGTAACCTTTAAGAAGCAATTGTTCGAAGGAATTCACTTTATGAAAAAGCGCCCTAAGTTATTTTGGTTTTTACTCGCGACTTATATGCCGTTTATCGGTGTCATGATGGCAAATTATTTAATCCCAGTATATATTTCAGATATACTCAAAGCTAGTGCCTCTGTATACGCAATTGAAGGTATGATGTACGGTGTCGGAGCGGTTCTTGCAGGAATAAGTATTCCAATCATGATGAAATATGTCAAAACAGAAGTTTCAATCGTTATGACGATGTTCATTTATGTAATTTCAATTACCGTAATGATTATTGAGCCTTCCATTATGTTATTATATGGACTAGCGATTTTTCATGCGATTGGAAATGCTGGAACGAGAGTGGCGAGAAATGTATTGATGATGGAAGAAATTCCAAATGAAGTAATGGGACGTGTGGACAGCTTATTTCGATTAATTGGTACAGGAATTCGAATTGTATTATTAATGTTGTTTACGGCAGGCGTATCTAAAGCAGGGGTGATGATCCCGTTTTATGTACTGAGCTGTATATTGATCCTATCATTAGGGATTGCTTTTTATTATGTAATTTCAAAACGTAAAACGGAAGCGAATGTGTCTAATAAATCAATTGTTTAA
- a CDS encoding NADPH-dependent FMN reductase codes for MRLVVINGTPRKFGRTRVVAKYIAEQFEGELYDLAVAELPLYNGEESQRELEAVKKLKALVKAADGVVLCTPEYHNAMSGALKNSLDYLSSSEFIHKPVALLAVAGGGKGGINALNSMRIVARGVYANAIPKQVVLDGLHVQDGELGEDAKPLIHDLVKELKAYMSVYKEVKKQLGVE; via the coding sequence ATGAGACTAGTCGTTATTAACGGTACACCAAGAAAGTTCGGTAGAACTCGCGTCGTGGCAAAATATATTGCAGAGCAATTTGAAGGGGAGTTATACGATTTAGCAGTAGCGGAATTGCCTTTATATAATGGAGAAGAATCACAACGTGAATTAGAGGCAGTAAAAAAATTAAAAGCTTTAGTGAAAGCTGCGGATGGAGTAGTACTATGTACACCGGAATATCATAATGCGATGAGTGGAGCGCTGAAAAATTCGTTAGATTACTTAAGTAGCAGTGAATTCATCCATAAGCCTGTCGCATTACTAGCAGTTGCTGGAGGAGGTAAAGGGGGAATAAACGCATTAAATAGTATGCGTATTGTAGCTAGAGGCGTTTACGCAAATGCAATCCCAAAACAAGTAGTACTTGATGGATTACATGTGCAAGATGGTGAACTGGGAGAAGATGCAAAACCATTGATTCATGATTTAGTTAAAGAATTAAAAGCATATATGAGCGTATATAAAGAGGTGAAAAAACAACTAGGAGTTGAGTGA
- the gnd gene encoding phosphogluconate dehydrogenase (NAD(+)-dependent, decarboxylating) — protein sequence MKLGLIGLGKMGFPLAEHLHEDKHEVVVYDVNNELVEKAGELGITARHTLKEMIAELEAPRTIWVMVPAGEVVESVLKDVYPLLEEGDIVIEGGNSFYKDTLRRAEEAKSFGLHYVDIGTSGGVEGARYGACLMVGGEKEIYDQLEPLFKDLAVENGYSYAGRVGSGHFLKMVHNGIEYGMMQAIAEGFEVLDKSDFDFNYEDVAKVWANGSVIRGWLMDLTEKAFADDPKLDGIKGVMNSSGEGKWTVETALELQAAAPVIAMSLFMRYRSQEDDTFHGKVVSALRNQFGGHEVVKK from the coding sequence ATGAAACTAGGTTTAATTGGATTAGGAAAAATGGGATTCCCATTAGCTGAACACTTACATGAAGACAAGCATGAAGTAGTTGTATACGATGTAAATAATGAGCTTGTTGAAAAGGCAGGGGAATTAGGGATTACTGCCCGTCATACGTTAAAAGAAATGATTGCTGAACTAGAAGCACCTCGTACAATTTGGGTAATGGTACCTGCAGGAGAAGTTGTCGAGTCAGTACTAAAAGATGTATATCCATTATTAGAGGAAGGCGATATCGTTATTGAAGGCGGAAATTCATTCTATAAAGATACGTTACGCCGTGCTGAAGAAGCGAAAAGCTTTGGTTTACATTATGTAGATATCGGTACATCAGGCGGTGTGGAAGGAGCTAGATACGGTGCTTGCTTAATGGTTGGTGGAGAAAAAGAAATTTATGATCAACTAGAACCTTTATTTAAAGATTTAGCAGTAGAAAATGGTTATTCATATGCAGGCCGCGTCGGTAGTGGGCATTTCTTAAAAATGGTTCATAACGGTATTGAATACGGAATGATGCAAGCAATCGCTGAAGGATTTGAAGTACTAGATAAAAGTGATTTTGATTTCAATTATGAAGATGTTGCAAAAGTATGGGCGAACGGATCAGTTATCCGTGGTTGGTTAATGGACTTAACTGAAAAAGCATTTGCAGATGATCCAAAACTTGATGGCATTAAAGGTGTAATGAACTCTTCAGGAGAAGGGAAATGGACTGTTGAAACTGCGCTTGAATTACAAGCAGCGGCACCAGTTATCGCTATGTCATTATTTATGCGCTACCGTTCACAAGAAGATGATACATTCCACGGAAAAGTGGTTTCTGCACTTCGTAATCAATTCGGTGGACATGAGGTTGTGAAAAAATAG
- a CDS encoding GntP family permease: MVVGIVLAAVVILLLLITVVKWHPFVALILTAIGVGLAMGMPLIGTSPQHPGIIDSIKLGLGNTLGFLAIVLALGTMLGKMMAESGGAERIANTLIGRFGKKRVHWAMMFVAFLVGIPVFFQVGFVLLIPLVFTIALETGVSLITIGIPLVAGLSVVHGLVPPHPAAMAAVGIFKADVGKTILYALIVGLPTAIISGPLYGKWIGARIHKEVPLEIAEQFIERDKKKELPSFGNTLFTILLPVFLMLGASIAEVALSKTSQLAQVLHFIGDPIVALLIATIYSFFSLGYAKGFSKDKVLQFTNDCLGPIANILLVIGAGGAFNKVLLDSGIGTTIAEMAKESHISPILLGWGIAALIRVATGSATVSMMTAAGIVAPIAASTPGVNVELLALATGAGSLILSHVNDSGFWMIKEYFGMTVKETLLTWTAMETILSVVALGLISLLNIFV, encoded by the coding sequence ATGGTAGTTGGGATCGTACTAGCGGCTGTTGTTATATTACTTTTACTAATTACGGTAGTAAAATGGCATCCATTTGTCGCGTTAATTTTAACAGCAATCGGAGTTGGGCTAGCAATGGGGATGCCCTTAATTGGAACTTCACCACAACATCCGGGGATTATCGATTCTATTAAATTAGGTCTTGGTAATACGTTAGGGTTTTTAGCGATTGTTTTAGCTTTAGGAACAATGCTTGGAAAAATGATGGCTGAGTCTGGCGGTGCTGAACGAATTGCAAACACATTAATTGGACGTTTTGGGAAAAAGCGTGTTCACTGGGCAATGATGTTCGTTGCATTTTTAGTAGGGATTCCGGTGTTTTTCCAAGTTGGATTTGTACTATTAATTCCGTTAGTATTTACAATTGCGTTAGAAACAGGGGTATCACTTATTACAATCGGAATTCCGCTAGTAGCAGGTCTTTCGGTTGTACACGGACTTGTTCCACCGCATCCAGCAGCAATGGCAGCGGTAGGTATATTTAAAGCAGATGTAGGGAAGACAATTTTATATGCATTAATTGTCGGACTTCCAACTGCAATAATTTCAGGTCCGCTTTATGGGAAATGGATCGGTGCTCGTATACATAAAGAAGTACCATTAGAAATAGCGGAGCAATTTATTGAAAGAGATAAGAAGAAGGAACTTCCTAGTTTCGGAAATACATTGTTTACTATTTTACTTCCAGTATTTCTTATGCTTGGTGCATCCATTGCGGAAGTAGCGTTAAGCAAAACGAGTCAACTTGCACAAGTATTGCACTTTATTGGAGATCCAATAGTCGCATTATTAATTGCAACGATATATTCTTTCTTTAGTCTTGGCTATGCAAAAGGATTTTCTAAAGACAAAGTCTTACAATTTACAAACGATTGCTTAGGTCCGATTGCAAACATACTGTTAGTTATCGGTGCAGGGGGCGCATTTAATAAAGTGTTATTAGATTCTGGGATCGGAACTACAATTGCGGAGATGGCGAAAGAATCGCATATTTCACCGATATTATTAGGTTGGGGAATTGCTGCACTTATCCGAGTTGCAACGGGATCGGCTACTGTTTCTATGATGACAGCAGCTGGAATTGTAGCACCGATTGCAGCAAGTACACCAGGAGTAAATGTAGAGTTACTGGCACTTGCAACAGGAGCAGGGTCATTAATTTTATCGCATGTAAATGATTCAGGATTTTGGATGATTAAAGAGTATTTCGGAATGACTGTGAAAGAAACATTATTAACATGGACTGCAATGGAGACAATATTATCTGTTGTAGCACTTGGGCTAATTTCGTTATTAAATATATTTGTATAG